The Sinomicrobium kalidii genome contains a region encoding:
- a CDS encoding zinc-dependent metalloprotease: MRKRLLILIFLFSLWYGYGQDAFWSAAQRPGKSKVLAAKQALSYGKIYKLNVKGMKQALQKVPQRNRTGTRTGVVIRFPNAEGEMERFRVVEASVMHPELAAKYPGIRSYAGQGVDDPSMVIRFSISHLGLQSMRLSSGKGTVFIEPYTSDRTHYTVYDRKDREAPLEPFECTVKDEMTKGVADIQARPNADDGVLRTFRLAVSAPGEYTQYFGGTKADALAAINATITRVNGIYEVDFGVTMQLIANTDDVIYTNASTDPYTGSYNSQLQSTLSSTIGEANYDIGHLLQRGSNNGNAGCIGCVCVDNQKGSGFSSHSTPEGDNFDVDYVAHEIGHQFGGNHTFTIRNEGTDAHFEPGSGSTIMGYAGITGGTDVQSHSDPYFHAFTVEQITNYVKSTSCQTETATGNNVPTADAGSDITIPKGTPFILTGAGTDADAGDELTYCWEQMDENNAAHTYPSATATSGVAFRSMLPSTSEERYFPALSTVLSGSTSSQWEVVPDVGRILNFRLTVRDNRAGGGANNSDDMVVTVDGNSGPFVVTSPNSNINWQIGTTETVTWNVAGTTGAPVNCQNVNILLSTDGGNTFPVTLASGVANTGSADITVPDNAGNQNRIRIEASNNIFYDISNTNFTISDEPGGGDDNNVRLTLTFDNYPEETSWEVLDEGGQIVLSGGTYGSEPDGSTLVTEEFLADGCYSFVIKDVYGDGMCCSYGNGSYTLTDIETGDTLASGGSFTEEEATDFCIGTTTPPPGASDVELSLTFDNYPEETSWEILDESSSVVAQGGTYDDEPDGSTLAVSQSLADGCYTFVIRDSYGDGICCSYGNGSYSLTNTETGEVLASGSSFNASESTDFCVGGSSTAKDSRITVAAEGRGEASPEIGVTLYPNPARGSLLHIERPGKKIKYSIIDLSGRMVDKGVLQNNAVRIDKLLPGVYFIQLYSDTEKMTKRFIRK; encoded by the coding sequence ATGAGAAAAAGACTACTTATTCTGATTTTTTTATTTAGCCTCTGGTATGGCTACGGACAAGATGCTTTCTGGTCTGCTGCCCAACGGCCCGGAAAGTCGAAAGTGCTGGCAGCAAAACAGGCCCTCTCTTACGGAAAGATTTACAAACTGAATGTTAAGGGGATGAAACAGGCCCTGCAAAAAGTCCCGCAAAGAAACCGGACCGGGACGCGTACAGGTGTTGTGATACGGTTTCCCAATGCGGAAGGGGAAATGGAACGTTTCCGCGTGGTGGAAGCTTCCGTAATGCATCCCGAACTGGCGGCGAAGTACCCGGGTATCCGCTCCTATGCAGGGCAGGGTGTGGACGATCCTTCGATGGTGATCCGTTTCAGTATATCCCATTTGGGCTTGCAGAGCATGCGGCTTTCTTCCGGGAAAGGGACGGTTTTTATCGAACCCTATACTTCAGACCGCACCCATTACACGGTATATGACAGGAAAGACCGCGAAGCCCCGCTCGAACCTTTTGAATGTACCGTAAAAGACGAAATGACTAAAGGTGTTGCAGATATACAGGCCAGGCCCAATGCCGATGACGGGGTATTGCGGACGTTCCGGCTTGCCGTATCCGCTCCCGGTGAATACACACAATATTTCGGAGGCACCAAAGCCGATGCCCTTGCCGCTATAAATGCCACCATAACACGGGTAAACGGTATTTATGAAGTGGACTTCGGTGTCACCATGCAACTCATTGCCAATACGGATGATGTAATTTATACCAATGCTTCTACCGACCCTTATACAGGAAGTTACAACAGCCAGTTGCAATCCACGTTGAGCAGTACCATAGGGGAAGCCAATTACGATATCGGTCACCTGTTGCAACGGGGCAGCAATAACGGTAATGCCGGGTGCATTGGCTGTGTTTGTGTGGATAATCAGAAGGGGAGCGGCTTCAGTTCGCATTCTACTCCCGAAGGCGATAATTTTGATGTGGACTATGTGGCCCATGAGATAGGCCACCAGTTCGGGGGTAATCATACGTTTACCATCCGTAACGAAGGCACGGATGCCCATTTTGAACCCGGAAGCGGGTCAACGATCATGGGATATGCCGGGATTACCGGGGGGACTGACGTACAGTCGCACAGTGATCCCTATTTTCATGCGTTTACCGTAGAACAGATAACCAATTACGTAAAATCCACCAGTTGCCAGACCGAAACGGCAACAGGCAATAATGTGCCCACTGCGGATGCAGGGTCGGACATTACCATTCCCAAAGGGACCCCTTTTATACTGACCGGTGCCGGAACGGATGCCGATGCCGGAGACGAACTCACATACTGCTGGGAGCAAATGGATGAGAACAATGCGGCACACACCTATCCGAGTGCTACCGCAACTTCCGGTGTGGCGTTCCGCTCAATGCTTCCGTCCACTTCCGAAGAAAGGTATTTTCCGGCACTGAGTACGGTGTTGTCCGGTAGTACATCCTCCCAGTGGGAAGTGGTTCCCGATGTGGGGAGAATATTGAACTTCCGGCTTACCGTAAGGGATAACAGGGCCGGCGGGGGCGCTAATAACAGTGACGATATGGTAGTGACAGTGGACGGAAACTCCGGTCCCTTTGTCGTTACTTCTCCGAACAGTAATATCAACTGGCAGATCGGGACCACCGAAACGGTAACCTGGAATGTTGCCGGAACCACCGGAGCCCCGGTAAATTGTCAGAATGTCAATATATTGTTATCTACGGACGGGGGGAATACCTTTCCCGTGACCCTGGCCTCCGGGGTGGCCAATACCGGGTCGGCCGATATAACCGTTCCGGACAATGCTGGAAATCAGAACAGGATAAGAATAGAGGCTTCAAACAATATTTTCTACGATATCTCCAATACCAATTTTACGATTTCCGACGAACCCGGCGGAGGAGATGACAACAATGTCCGGCTGACCCTTACTTTTGATAACTATCCCGAAGAAACAAGCTGGGAAGTACTGGACGAAGGGGGGCAAATTGTACTTTCCGGGGGCACCTATGGCAGCGAGCCCGATGGCTCCACCCTGGTTACAGAAGAATTTTTGGCCGACGGGTGTTATTCCTTTGTTATTAAGGACGTTTATGGTGACGGAATGTGCTGTTCCTATGGCAATGGTTCCTATACACTGACTGACATCGAAACCGGAGATACTCTCGCTTCAGGAGGTTCTTTTACTGAAGAGGAGGCTACGGACTTTTGTATCGGCACTACCACACCGCCTCCGGGGGCTTCGGATGTGGAATTATCGCTTACTTTTGATAACTACCCCGAAGAAACCAGTTGGGAAATACTGGATGAGAGCAGCAGTGTGGTAGCACAGGGAGGTACTTATGACGACGAACCTGACGGTTCCACCCTGGCTGTTAGCCAGTCGCTGGCCGACGGGTGTTACACTTTTGTCATCCGGGATAGCTATGGTGACGGCATATGTTGTTCCTACGGTAACGGGTCCTATAGCCTGACCAATACGGAAACCGGTGAAGTACTGGCTTCCGGGAGCAGTTTCAACGCATCGGAATCCACGGATTTCTGTGTGGGAGGCAGTTCGACGGCAAAAGACTCCCGGATCACTGTAGCTGCCGAAGGCCGGGGAGAAGCCTCCCCGGAAATCGGAGTGACCCTGTATCCCAATCCCGCACGGGGAAGCCTGTTGCATATAGAGCGTCCCGGGAAAAAAATAAAGTACAGCATTATAGACCTGTCCGGCAGAATGGTAGATAAAGGTGTGCTGCAAAACAATGCGGTACGCATCGATAAACTACTGCCCGGAGTATATTTTATCCAGCTGTATTCTGACACAGAAAAGATGACCAAACGGTTTATCAGGAAATAG
- a CDS encoding 2TM domain-containing protein has protein sequence MKIREFIKIAAIGLLISAVLFLIDQTYRFFSGYSTALDHGVLRLFAYYVLYGVPLTFVNVYLIRYINNINKRKNRKYNFFVGTLSSIIITLPSMFVLRIFHRVVIDGVSFRSFLINENWGFYVVAAVITLLISLFFHTFYFYRAFQEKRVKEQKIIAGTASAQFDALKNQLDPHFLFNSLNVLASLIDEKPEQAQKFTTSLSKIYRYVLEQKNKEVVSVEEELQFAKTYVGLLKMRFEDSIEFDMPDAPDNPDAKVVPLSLQLLLENAVKHNMVTVRRPLKIKIFEEQGNLVVRNNIQPKQVVKKGSGVGLANISQRYDLITERKVVINETTDFFEVKIPVLTKQIEVMTTENTEMSEKYLAARRRVEELKEFYWNLGSYCIVIPFLIFINYRTYWEFKWFWFPVFGWGIGLAFHAGKVFLDNGFFGRRWEERKIREYMEEDEKTARWQ, from the coding sequence ATGAAGATAAGGGAATTTATAAAGATTGCAGCCATAGGCCTGCTCATAAGTGCCGTTCTTTTCCTGATAGACCAGACTTACAGGTTCTTTTCCGGGTATTCAACGGCACTGGATCACGGCGTTTTGCGTTTATTTGCCTATTACGTTTTGTACGGGGTGCCCCTTACCTTTGTCAATGTTTACCTGATACGTTACATTAATAATATCAACAAAAGGAAGAACAGGAAGTATAATTTTTTTGTGGGAACATTGAGTTCCATTATAATCACCCTGCCTTCCATGTTTGTATTGCGTATTTTTCACCGGGTGGTTATAGACGGTGTGTCTTTCCGAAGCTTTCTGATAAATGAAAACTGGGGGTTTTATGTTGTGGCCGCTGTGATCACCCTGCTTATATCCCTGTTCTTTCACACCTTCTACTTTTATAGGGCATTCCAGGAAAAGCGGGTCAAGGAACAGAAGATCATAGCCGGCACGGCATCTGCCCAGTTCGACGCCCTGAAAAACCAGCTCGACCCGCATTTTCTGTTTAACAGCCTCAACGTACTTGCCAGCCTTATCGATGAAAAACCGGAACAGGCCCAAAAATTTACGACTTCACTGTCTAAGATATACCGTTATGTACTGGAACAGAAGAATAAGGAAGTAGTATCGGTAGAAGAAGAACTGCAATTCGCCAAAACCTATGTCGGTCTGCTGAAAATGCGTTTTGAAGACAGTATAGAATTCGATATGCCCGATGCACCGGATAATCCCGACGCCAAAGTGGTGCCGCTTTCCCTGCAACTTTTACTGGAAAATGCCGTGAAGCACAATATGGTCACCGTGAGGCGCCCGCTGAAAATAAAAATATTTGAGGAACAAGGGAACCTTGTGGTACGCAACAATATACAGCCCAAACAAGTGGTTAAAAAAGGAAGCGGGGTAGGGCTGGCTAATATCAGTCAACGTTACGACCTGATCACGGAAAGAAAAGTAGTGATCAACGAAACCACCGATTTTTTTGAAGTGAAAATTCCCGTGTTAACCAAACAAATAGAAGTTATGACTACTGAAAATACTGAAATGAGCGAAAAGTACCTCGCCGCCAGAAGGCGGGTGGAAGAACTCAAGGAATTTTACTGGAACCTTGGCTCTTACTGTATTGTGATCCCTTTCCTGATCTTTATCAACTACAGGACCTACTGGGAGTTTAAATGGTTCTGGTTTCCCGTATTCGGCTGGGGGATCGGCCTGGCCTTTCACGCCGGAAAGGTTTTCCTGGACAACGGCTTTTTCGGCAGGAGATGGGAAGAACGAAAGATACGGGAGTATATGGAGGAAGATGAAAAAACGGCCAGATGGCAATAG
- a CDS encoding 2TM domain-containing protein, protein MKTYTREERYLFAKKKLNRIKAFYRHLFWYLAINVFLLVLIGTEMEWKGDEFWSFGTFSTAIFWGIGVVIHGVTTFVPDLFLGKTWEERQIRKYMEKDKRERWE, encoded by the coding sequence ATGAAAACTTACACCAGGGAGGAAAGATACCTCTTCGCTAAGAAAAAACTTAACAGGATAAAGGCATTTTACCGTCATCTGTTCTGGTATCTGGCCATTAACGTGTTCCTGTTGGTATTGATCGGAACAGAGATGGAGTGGAAGGGTGACGAATTTTGGAGTTTCGGTACGTTCTCCACCGCAATTTTCTGGGGAATTGGTGTTGTGATTCACGGAGTGACTACATTTGTCCCCGACCTTTTTCTCGGCAAAACATGGGAAGAACGCCAGATCAGAAAGTATATGGAAAAAGATAAAAGGGAGCGGTGGGAATAA
- a CDS encoding LytR/AlgR family response regulator transcription factor codes for MKVIIIEDEKPAARRLQRMIEKLGIAVDRMLHSVEEAVEWFQRNEHPDLIFLDIQLSDGLSFEIFDTIDVKSVVIFTTAYDEYALRAFKLNSIDYLLKPIDDEELREALDKYRDRVPARSIQLDFEAVKKMLINPIDRQYKSRFTVKIGQRLKMIPVEDIECFYSENKGTYIYTSDGRNYLLDNTLDALETELSPENFYRVSRKFFVNINAICDIIAYTNARLKLKLHKYGEQEIIVSRERVKGFKDWLG; via the coding sequence ATGAAAGTCATAATTATTGAAGATGAAAAACCGGCAGCACGGCGGTTACAGCGCATGATAGAAAAGCTGGGGATTGCCGTGGACAGGATGCTCCATTCGGTGGAAGAGGCTGTGGAGTGGTTTCAGCGAAACGAGCATCCGGACCTTATTTTTCTGGATATTCAACTGTCGGACGGACTCTCTTTTGAGATATTTGATACGATAGACGTAAAAAGTGTGGTGATCTTTACCACGGCATACGACGAATACGCCCTCCGTGCCTTTAAACTGAACAGCATAGATTATCTCTTAAAACCCATAGACGATGAAGAGCTCAGGGAAGCATTGGACAAATACCGGGACAGGGTTCCCGCACGTTCCATACAACTCGATTTCGAGGCGGTGAAAAAAATGCTCATAAACCCGATCGACCGTCAGTACAAAAGCCGTTTTACCGTAAAAATAGGACAGCGGCTCAAGATGATCCCGGTGGAGGACATAGAATGCTTTTACAGTGAAAACAAGGGCACATATATCTACACCTCCGACGGGAGAAATTATCTGTTGGACAACACCCTGGATGCCCTTGAAACCGAATTGTCTCCTGAAAACTTTTACCGTGTAAGCCGGAAATTTTTTGTCAACATTAACGCTATCTGCGATATTATTGCCTATACCAATGCCCGGTTAAAACTAAAGCTTCATAAATACGGAGAACAGGAGATCATCGTAAGCCGGGAACGGGTAAAGGGGTTTAAGGACTGGTTAGGCTAA
- a CDS encoding UDP-glucose--hexose-1-phosphate uridylyltransferase, which yields MIQTDILQNQSHKRYNILTGEWVLVSPHRTKRPWQGQQEKRAAEERPSYDENCYLCPGNERAGGEVNPEYTDTFAFTNDFAALQSQSDPFVINDGLLKAESEEGTCRVICFSPNHSKSLADMDTGAIEKVVSLWQDEYRNLGQQKNINYVQIFENKGAVMGCSNPHPHGQIWAQGSVPNEVAKKDARQKEYYTTHHTSLLSDYVSQEISTGERLVYENEHFVVLVPFWAVWPFETMIVPRKQQSHIGELTAEEKTAFADAIRFITATYDKVFDCSFPYSSGIHQAPTNGENNDHWHWHMTFYPPLLRSATVKKFMVGYEMFAMPQRDITAESAAQRLRDLA from the coding sequence ATGATCCAGACAGACATACTGCAAAACCAGTCGCATAAAAGATACAACATATTAACAGGCGAATGGGTGCTGGTCTCTCCCCATCGCACCAAACGTCCGTGGCAGGGACAACAGGAAAAACGCGCAGCAGAAGAAAGGCCTTCCTACGACGAAAACTGTTACCTGTGTCCCGGAAATGAAAGGGCCGGAGGCGAAGTAAACCCGGAGTACACCGATACTTTTGCCTTTACCAATGATTTTGCAGCACTGCAATCGCAATCCGATCCGTTTGTCATTAACGACGGGCTGCTCAAAGCCGAAAGCGAGGAAGGTACCTGCAGGGTGATCTGCTTTTCCCCGAACCATTCCAAAAGCCTGGCCGATATGGATACCGGGGCTATTGAAAAAGTGGTCTCCCTCTGGCAGGATGAGTACCGGAACCTCGGACAGCAGAAAAACATCAACTACGTTCAGATATTTGAAAACAAGGGCGCCGTAATGGGATGCAGCAACCCGCACCCACACGGACAAATATGGGCACAGGGTTCCGTTCCGAACGAAGTGGCCAAAAAGGATGCCCGGCAAAAAGAATATTACACCACACACCACACGAGCCTCTTATCGGATTATGTCTCACAGGAAATCAGTACCGGGGAAAGGCTGGTGTATGAAAACGAACATTTTGTAGTGCTTGTTCCGTTCTGGGCGGTATGGCCTTTTGAAACCATGATCGTTCCCAGGAAACAGCAATCGCATATCGGAGAACTTACAGCTGAGGAAAAGACGGCCTTTGCCGATGCCATCAGGTTTATCACGGCCACTTACGACAAGGTATTCGACTGCTCTTTTCCTTACTCTTCGGGAATCCACCAGGCCCCCACTAACGGCGAAAACAACGACCACTGGCACTGGCACATGACCTTTTATCCGCCCCTGCTTCGCTCGGCTACGGTAAAGAAATTTATGGTGGGTTATGAAATGTTTGCCATGCCCCAGCGCGACATTACCGCGGAAAGCGCGGCACAGCGTTTAAGGGACTTAGCCTAA
- a CDS encoding galactokinase — MTTTRLTDKIKSLFIDKHNTSPLLIQSPGRINLIGEHTDYNDGFVLPAAIDRYISCAIDKNGHADRCSVYAADFRETCEFNLTDVKPQEKGSWKNYVLGVVVEIQKTGKELSGFDIVFGGNIPNGAGLSSSAALENSIAFGLNQLFGLGISRRDMTLISQQAEHHFAGVKCGIMDQFASMLGQKDHALFLDCRTLDYTPVRVDFANHELLLINTNVKHSLADSAYNDRRIACETGVELLQTKFPHIKALRDATEDDLLGVKPLMDTEVYTRCLYIIQENNRVQQAVTAMGDDDISKLGSLLFASHKGLQHQYEVSCPELDYLVEKAKQNSDITGSRMMGGGFGGCTINIVKKGTADRFVQDIEQEYSRKFDKKISTYNVALTDGTGLTEL, encoded by the coding sequence ATGACAACAACGAGATTAACAGACAAAATAAAGTCCCTTTTTATTGACAAACACAACACTTCCCCCCTGCTTATCCAGTCCCCGGGAAGGATTAACCTCATCGGGGAACACACCGATTACAACGACGGTTTTGTTCTCCCGGCAGCCATAGACCGTTATATCAGCTGTGCCATAGACAAAAACGGGCATGCAGACCGTTGTTCCGTTTATGCGGCAGACTTCAGGGAAACCTGTGAATTCAACCTTACCGACGTCAAACCACAGGAAAAAGGCAGCTGGAAGAACTATGTACTGGGCGTAGTTGTGGAAATACAGAAAACGGGAAAAGAACTGTCCGGTTTTGACATCGTTTTTGGTGGTAACATCCCGAACGGTGCCGGATTGTCTTCTTCCGCAGCGCTGGAAAACAGCATCGCCTTCGGATTGAATCAACTTTTTGGCCTGGGCATTTCCCGGCGGGACATGACACTCATCTCACAACAGGCAGAACACCATTTTGCCGGGGTAAAATGCGGTATCATGGACCAATTTGCCAGTATGCTGGGCCAAAAGGACCACGCCCTGTTCCTCGATTGCAGGACGCTGGACTACACTCCGGTGCGGGTGGATTTTGCCAACCACGAGCTGCTCCTCATAAACACCAATGTAAAACACAGCCTGGCCGATTCGGCCTATAACGACCGGAGAATTGCCTGCGAAACCGGCGTTGAACTACTGCAAACGAAATTTCCCCATATAAAGGCCCTTCGGGATGCCACAGAAGACGACCTGCTCGGGGTAAAGCCCCTAATGGATACCGAAGTATATACCCGATGTCTTTATATAATACAGGAAAACAACAGGGTGCAGCAAGCGGTAACCGCAATGGGAGATGACGATATTTCGAAATTGGGAAGCCTGCTTTTTGCTTCGCATAAAGGCCTGCAACACCAATATGAAGTAAGCTGCCCGGAACTCGATTACCTCGTGGAAAAAGCAAAACAAAATTCCGATATTACGGGAAGCCGGATGATGGGCGGTGGCTTTGGAGGGTGTACCATCAACATTGTAAAAAAAGGAACGGCAGACCGCTTTGTACAGGATATTGAGCAGGAATACAGCCGGAAATTCGATAAAAAGATCAGTACATACAACGTAGCCCTTACAGACGGTACGGGTTTGACGGAATTATAA
- a CDS encoding sodium/sugar symporter, whose amino-acid sequence MNFSTTDIVIFTGYIIVLAAIGLWLSFKDKQEGAEDYFLASKSLPWWAVGGSLIASNISAEQFIGMSGSGYVVGMAIASYELMAAITLIIVAKFFLPIFIKKGIYTMPQFLEERFDKRVHTGLAIFWVLLFVFVNITSVLYLGALALKTIMGIDMVYGIIGLVIFSATFSIFGGLKAVVWTDVIQVTVLIFGGLLASVLVLNAIGGGVWEGFSALLERAPEKFDMILDKGHEEYKNLPGISVLVGGMWIANLYYWGNNQYIIQRALGAKSLKEAQKGTAFAAFLKVLLPLIVVIPGIAAFVLDADITKPDEAYPWILDNYVITGFKGLAFAALISAIGSSLSSMVNSASTIFTMDIYRPLDKTASNKKIVTIGRIVAALSLIIGAIVAPLLGNLDQAFQFIQEYTGFISPGVVVIFLFGMFWKRTSANAAFWVVILSIPLSVALKYFTPGIPFMNRMGLCFLILSAVIMGISLLENKMEDPKAIYFEKGLFKTSPVFNTSAILIMGILAVIYAVWW is encoded by the coding sequence ATGAATTTTTCTACTACTGACATTGTTATTTTTACCGGTTACATTATTGTGCTGGCTGCCATAGGATTATGGCTTTCATTCAAAGATAAACAGGAAGGGGCCGAAGACTACTTCCTGGCCAGCAAATCACTTCCATGGTGGGCCGTGGGCGGCTCCCTCATCGCATCGAACATATCGGCCGAACAGTTTATCGGCATGTCCGGATCGGGCTATGTGGTGGGAATGGCCATCGCTTCCTACGAACTCATGGCAGCCATTACCCTGATTATCGTAGCCAAGTTCTTCCTGCCTATTTTCATCAAAAAGGGGATCTATACCATGCCCCAGTTCCTCGAGGAACGCTTTGACAAAAGGGTACATACCGGACTGGCTATATTCTGGGTACTGCTCTTTGTATTTGTCAACATTACCTCCGTACTCTATCTCGGTGCACTGGCACTTAAAACCATCATGGGTATCGATATGGTATATGGTATTATAGGCCTGGTTATTTTTTCGGCCACCTTTTCCATTTTCGGGGGACTCAAAGCCGTGGTATGGACTGATGTAATACAGGTCACCGTACTGATTTTCGGCGGACTCCTGGCCAGTGTACTCGTCCTTAATGCCATAGGAGGAGGTGTCTGGGAGGGTTTTTCCGCCCTGCTGGAAAGGGCTCCGGAAAAATTTGACATGATCCTGGACAAAGGCCACGAAGAATACAAAAACCTCCCCGGAATAAGCGTCCTTGTCGGTGGTATGTGGATCGCCAACCTCTATTACTGGGGAAATAACCAATATATCATACAACGTGCACTCGGTGCCAAGAGCCTGAAAGAAGCCCAGAAAGGTACGGCCTTTGCAGCCTTCCTGAAGGTATTGCTTCCCCTTATTGTTGTTATCCCCGGTATCGCCGCCTTTGTTCTGGATGCCGACATTACCAAGCCGGATGAGGCTTATCCGTGGATACTCGACAATTACGTCATTACCGGGTTCAAGGGGCTTGCTTTTGCCGCCCTCATCTCGGCCATAGGTTCTTCCCTGAGTTCCATGGTCAACAGTGCATCTACCATATTTACAATGGATATCTACAGGCCTTTGGATAAAACGGCAAGTAATAAAAAAATAGTGACTATAGGCCGTATCGTAGCCGCACTGTCGCTTATCATCGGGGCTATTGTGGCGCCCTTGCTGGGCAATCTCGACCAGGCCTTCCAGTTTATCCAGGAATACACCGGCTTTATCAGCCCCGGAGTGGTGGTTATATTCCTTTTCGGCATGTTCTGGAAAAGGACATCGGCCAATGCGGCTTTCTGGGTGGTCATTTTGTCCATTCCCCTGTCCGTAGCTTTAAAATATTTTACCCCGGGCATTCCGTTTATGAACAGGATGGGACTTTGTTTCCTGATCCTTTCTGCCGTGATCATGGGTATATCCCTGCTGGAAAACAAGATGGAAGATCCCAAGGCCATTTACTTTGAAAAAGGACTTTTCAAAACCTCCCCCGTATTTAATACTTCCGCAATCCTCATTATGGGCATTCTGGCGGTGATCTACGCGGTATGGTGGTAG
- a CDS encoding LETM1-related biofilm-associated protein: protein MNPSAAGWIGKLNTILGESDGFPIKNIRLYGKLRASGFIYGTNVKPALPLHIENKLTEEELSKTHLYLSLLTVYYSYHGKLVYEKAIDNIIAFYTKIESNDVSFFDKLLSGKKPSSKLEKIIGNRIQFDENILTKNFNRVLTNALLYIDTLTYIKFLEGNTDCIAYAKNLETFVIDTMYRALEAKPEKNEYDIQLVRLFEASARYTGSFDKQAPLIPFRKTSSYTSVLEKKYITDLACLTVWNDGAIIEEEKQFVLKLGESLSLQTEEVERSIAFVQDFFGKHRDEIPILNFSNPVKHFYDNSTKMVSNLILRNKKRLQQELSLSRELVVLLSKSTVKELTKEEKQKVKTQLLDICKSIPSLAIFLLPGGGVLLPILIKFIPQLLPSAFNDNKIS from the coding sequence ATGAACCCCTCGGCGGCCGGATGGATAGGTAAATTAAACACCATACTGGGAGAATCGGACGGGTTTCCGATAAAAAACATCCGGTTGTACGGCAAGCTCAGGGCATCGGGGTTTATTTACGGTACAAACGTAAAGCCGGCGCTGCCCCTGCATATTGAAAATAAACTCACCGAGGAAGAACTGTCCAAGACCCATTTGTACCTCTCCCTCCTGACGGTTTATTATTCATATCACGGAAAACTGGTTTACGAAAAAGCCATAGACAACATCATTGCTTTCTACACCAAAATAGAAAGCAATGATGTTTCTTTTTTTGACAAACTCCTCTCCGGCAAAAAACCGTCGTCAAAACTGGAAAAGATCATCGGCAACAGGATACAGTTTGACGAAAATATCCTTACCAAAAATTTCAACCGCGTACTTACCAACGCACTGCTGTATATCGATACACTCACCTATATAAAGTTCCTGGAAGGGAACACTGATTGTATTGCATATGCCAAAAACCTGGAGACCTTTGTTATTGATACCATGTACCGCGCCCTGGAAGCCAAACCCGAAAAGAACGAATACGATATCCAGCTGGTACGCCTGTTCGAAGCCTCGGCCAGATATACCGGATCGTTTGACAAGCAGGCTCCGCTCATCCCGTTCCGTAAAACCAGTTCGTATACTTCGGTACTGGAAAAAAAATACATTACAGACCTGGCCTGCCTTACTGTGTGGAATGACGGGGCCATTATTGAAGAAGAAAAACAATTTGTACTGAAACTCGGCGAAAGCTTGTCATTGCAAACAGAAGAGGTTGAAAGGTCCATCGCCTTTGTGCAGGATTTTTTCGGAAAACACCGGGATGAAATTCCTATCCTGAATTTTTCCAACCCTGTAAAACATTTTTATGACAATTCCACCAAGATGGTAAGCAACCTGATCCTTCGCAATAAAAAACGGTTACAACAGGAGCTTTCGCTGAGCAGGGAACTGGTGGTACTTCTGTCCAAATCCACCGTAAAGGAACTAACCAAAGAAGAAAAACAAAAAGTAAAGACCCAGTTGCTGGACATCTGTAAATCCATTCCGTCCCTGGCCATTTTCCTGTTGCCCGGAGGAGGGGTCCTGCTCCCGATCCTGATCAAATTTATCCCCCAGTTGCTCCCTTCTGCCTTTAATGATAACAAAATATCCTGA
- a CDS encoding superoxide dismutase family protein: MRKVALLTLSVLFLSVSCKNTPKKEKEAVTEKEEPAPTGAKTETVEELTVQMDPKSDSEVKGMAIFKEENGTVTMTATFEGLEPGEHAIHLHEKADCSSPDGKSTGGHWNPTFEKHGKWGDAEGYHKGDIGNFTADEEGKGAITFSTDEWCIDCDDDTKNIVGKGVIVHQGADDFTSQPSGAAGARISCGGVILQ, translated from the coding sequence ATGAGAAAAGTAGCATTATTAACATTATCCGTATTGTTTTTATCCGTTTCCTGTAAAAACACGCCGAAAAAGGAAAAAGAAGCTGTCACCGAAAAAGAAGAACCGGCTCCTACCGGGGCCAAAACAGAAACCGTTGAAGAACTTACGGTGCAGATGGACCCTAAAAGTGACTCCGAGGTAAAAGGAATGGCCATATTCAAGGAAGAAAACGGTACCGTGACCATGACCGCTACTTTCGAAGGCCTGGAACCGGGAGAACACGCCATCCACCTGCACGAAAAGGCAGATTGTTCCTCCCCGGACGGAAAATCCACAGGCGGCCACTGGAACCCCACTTTTGAAAAACACGGAAAATGGGGAGACGCCGAAGGATATCACAAGGGTGATATAGGAAACTTTACTGCTGATGAAGAAGGTAAAGGCGCTATCACTTTTTCCACAGACGAATGGTGTATCGATTGTGATGACGATACCAAAAACATTGTGGGAAAAGGTGTTATTGTACACCAGGGCGCAGATGATTTCACCTCTCAGCCCAGCGGTGCTGCAGGAGCTCGGATAAGCTGCGGTGGAGTAATACTGCAATAA